One window from the genome of Salvia miltiorrhiza cultivar Shanhuang (shh) chromosome 7, IMPLAD_Smil_shh, whole genome shotgun sequence encodes:
- the LOC130992966 gene encoding 2-deoxy-glucose resistant protein 2-like — MSGGGEEDQFFETRDDNASSASDLGSDCSELYVNSGLDNCALEYDFWTKEPGSVNERRERFLRWMGLSPDCRGIGDAEDEDSYHDDVKRNIDRLSDDGASVLANLDADKQFFSSRSLQSLQSHETTHLLQNGGAEGNLSLMKNDDNGTESVMDELTDEEYLSTSLDFGADKMISLDEFHKTLGSSSLVQQLLMKKCKKLNMVDRSKKSNWLQKFNSVIQIVDRAKGLLSKAEMTMGESTTRRVRVSSCKKNSKELSSLYTGQEFPAHEGSILTMKFSPDGMYLASAGVDGVVRVWKVLEDDLTKKFSPHDSDPSCLYFSLNDFSKLAPLDVPNGDEHTNSLNKSSDSACVVLPPKGFQLSEKPLHEFHGHKGEVLALSWSKNGHLLSSSVDKTARLWQVGYENCLGVYSHNNYVTCVEFSPVDDNNFISGSIDGKLRIWEVQGGRVIDWTDFKEIVTAVGYRPDGKGGVVGSMEGTCRFYDIIDNRLQLGDSICLKGKKKLAGKKITGFQYCPTDMSKVMVTCADSQVQILCGTNVVCKFKSNRSSASQMPAAFTSDGEHVVSATEDSNVRVWNYTNQEQKSSKAKKVWSCESFLSRNASVAIPWCGLKHKLGALPGSILGNGHFDEKLLLQKFQASIPMSLGYFLDALYKGAATWPEEKLPKSNPIPLKPSVCKSDFKFLKNAWQNAFNSPNLWGLVIVTAGWDGCIRTFLNYGLPIKF; from the exons ATGAGCGGAGGCGGAGAAGAAGATCAATTCTTTGAAACGCGTGATGACAACGCCTCTTCTGCATCTGATTTGGGTTCCGATTGTTCAGAATTGTATGTGAATTCTGGGCTTGACAATTGTGCTTTGGAGTATGACTTTTGGACTAAAGAGCCAGGTAGTGTAAATGAGAGACGTGAACGGTTTCTGAGATGGATGGGTTTGAGCCCAGATTGCCGTGGGATTGGTGATGCTGAAGACGAAGATTCGTATCATGATGATGTAAAAAGGAATATTGACAGATTGAGTGATGATGGAGCGTCAGTGCTGGCTAACTTGGATGCTGACAAGCAGTTCTTCTCATCTCGCTCGTTGCAGTCCTTGCAGTCGCACGAGACCACGCATTTACTTCAAAATGGTGGTGCTGAGGGGAATCTGAGCTTAATGAAGAATGACGACAATGGAACAGAATCTGTCATGGATGAACTGACTGATGAGGAATATCTTTCAACATCTCTTGACTTTGGTGCGGACAAGATGATATCACTGGACGAGTTTCATAAAACACTAGGCTCATCATCTTTGGTGCAGCAGTTGTTGATGAAAAAGTGTAAGAAGTTGAACATGGTTGATCGAAGTAAGAAAAGTAACTGGCTCCAGAAATTTAATTCAGTTATCCAAATTGTGGATAGGGCAAAGGGGTTACTCAGTAAGGCAGAGATGACAATGGGTGAATCTACTACTCGAAGAGTTCGTGTCAGTTCATGTAAAAAGAACTCAAAAGAACTGTCATCTCTATACACCGGGCAGGAATTTCCTGCACATGAAGGTTCCATCTTGACCATGAAGTTCAGTCCTGACGGGATGTATCTTGCTAGTGCCGGGGTGGATGGTGTTGTCCGTGTGTGGAAGGTTCTTGAAGACGACCTTACAAAGAAATTTAGCCCTCATGATAGTGATCCTTCGTGTTTATACTTTTCACTCAATGACTTTTCCAAGTTGGCACCTCTTGATGTCCCCAATGGGGATGAACATACGAATAGCTTGAACAAATCTTCTGACTCAGCATGTGTTGTTCTTCCACCAAAGGGCTTTCAGTTATCGGAGAAACCTCTTCACGAGTTTCACGGACACAAAGGGGAGGTATTGGCACTCTCGTGGTCCAAGAATGGG CATTTGCTTTCATCTTCAGTTGATAAAACAGCTCGCTTGTGGCAAGTGGGATATGAAAATTGCCTAGGAGTTTATTCTCACAATAATTATG TCACTTGTGTTGAGTTCAGCCCCGTGGatgataataattttattagcgGTTCAATAGATGGAAAGCTGCGAATTTGGGAAGTCCAGGGTGGCAGAGTCATTGATTGGACTGATTTTAAAGAAATTGTGACTGCTGTGGGATATAGGCCGGATGGAAAG GGAGGTGTTGTTGGCTCCATGGAAGGTACTTGCCGGTTCTATGACATCATAG ATAATCGCTTGCAATTAGGTGATTCAATATGCTTGAAGGGGAAGAAAAAGTTGGCTGGCAAAAAGATAACTGGCTTTCAG TATTGTCCAACTGACATGAGCAAAGTAATGGTCACTTGTGCTGATTCTCAAGTACAAATACTATGTGGAACAAATGTCGTCTGTAAATTCAAAA GTAACCGGAGCTCAGCAAGCCAAATGCCAGCTGCTTTCACATCAGATGGGGAGCACGTTGTATCAGCCACGGAGGATTCCAATGTCCGTGTGTGGAATTACACCAACCAGGAGCAGAAGTCATCCAAAGCAAAGAAAGTGTGGTCGTGTGAGAGCTTCCTCTCGCGCAATGCATCTGTTGCCATCCCATGGTGCGGGCTCAAGCATAAGCTAGGGGCATTGCCGGGAAGTATACTAGGAAATGGGCATTTCGATGAGAAATTGTTGCTGCAGAAATTCCAGGCTTCCATCCCTATGAGCCTGGGGTATTTCTTGGATGCTCTATACAAAGGAGCTGCGACGTGGCCAGAGGAGAAGCTGCCGAAGTCGAACCCTATTCCGCTGAAGCCATCAGTGTGCAAATCGGATTTCAAATTCTTGAAGAATGCATGGCAGAATGCGTTCAATTCGCCAAATTTGTGGGGGCTTGTGATTGTGACTGCAGGGTGGGATGGATGCATTAGAACATTTCTCAACTATGGTTTGCCTATAAAGTTTTGA